The sequence CATTTAGAAAGCAATAAATAATAGCTCTTAAAGTATTATAAATAAGGATTCTGGACTTTCTAGAAGCATGACAATGGCTATTGTTCAACAGACACAGTAAGAAACAAACACTGATAAAACAGCTCATTCTTATTCTACTGTGCAACTATTTTTTTGTGATAAtttatgggtcagatcctcagttggtgtaaatcagcatagtctcactgaagttaacagaGTTACATCAATCTACCCACGCTGAATATCTGGGCCACAGTTTGATCACAAAATCTCCAGCAGTGCAATTTAATGCATTACCTTACAAGGGTACATTTAGACATGACAAGTTCCAGACAACAGGAGGACTTATTCCCAGCGTTATAACTGCTATACTTGGTAGGTAGTCTTCAAACTAGGGGCCAGCTCATCCCAACTGGTAGTAAGACCCACACTGAGGGAAGAAATTGCTACcaaacttcaatggggccaggatttcacccaaggccTTTATTTATCTTACAATAAAAAGCTGAAGTTAGCCTACTGACTAGAATAACGTGACCCGATAAATATAGAATGCAAATAGCAGAAACACTGGCTAAGTTTAGCCAACTGAGTGGGATCTTTCTATCTGCACATCAGCTATTTTGCCTAGTTAATTTTAATCAAATGGGCAAATTTTCCTATTGTTCTGAAACAGTAACTTTAACGGGTGGATTGTGACAGTCCTTTCCCCTTCGGTTACACCCCCTCATATTATATCTGGTTCTTCTTTGTGTACTCTGAACATCTGGTACCAAGGGCTAGTTGTTCACTTGGGTACAAAGCTCAAGTGTAGCACACATTGCCCTATGTTCAGCCCTGCTTAATGGAAACCTACAAAATCATTCTTCACTGTAAAGGTTCCAGAAGCAACCTACAACTGGGGTTAGAGCATGGAGATGAAAGGAAGAGGAGATGGTGTTTTCCAGACATCCcatttgaaagaaaaattaaGTACGAGACAAGTTTTATTAGTCATCATCTAAGGAAACTATTTTGTGATTGCGCTTTCAAGAAGCATGTCACTTTCAACACTAGTGTAGGGTATcttcaaaaaacaaagaaaaggaagtcacTTGTGAAGCATGCAAATATACAGCAAGAGAAATATAGAAATACAAGTTAATTCAGATGTATGGCAGTGTCAGAGGGAATAGGAGTTTCAAAAAAGCACTAATTTCAGCACAGATATGAAATTTGGGATAACAGATCTTCATAATTGGAGTTTACCTGTATGATTTTAGATAGTTATTCTGTACTTGGGGCACAAGTTCCCCTTtaactctgcttttttttttttattaaaaacattactaACAAATTACATTGTCAATCATATTTTTTCTTTAGCAGAGGCTGAAATGAGTACCAGTGCGTGAACTTCTGAGGTAGTTAATAGGGGTGCAATCAGATCTCCAACTTCCAGGAGCAAAGGGGACAAAGATACAACAGACTTAAGCTTCTTTGGGGGGGAGGTGTGTGGAAAGGACCTTTTCCCTCATGGACACTCTTTCACAGTTTCAGTCTCTGTGCTGTGGTTGGACTGGGAGTGGATTTGGGATTATGGTTCCTCCCTATGGAATTGTATTCATCCTGAAGGTGTTTTTTCTGGGTAAATTAATACAAAGTCAACTATAGAGTCTGTCTTCTCTCAGAAGGGTTCAGGGAGACAGAACAATGGTGGAGTCAAGTACAAACTAGATTTGAGACTGGAAGCTTGTGATGGAGAACCTGGCTCATCAGAAAACCCTGGGAACTGAGATATCAGGGAATCCACTGGTTTAGAAGCATGAACCCCATGCTTTATCCTGCAGGGAGATGGGGTTGGATGAATTCACAGCAAACTTGCAACATTTCCTGTCTCCTGTGTACTAGCAGTAAACATTAAACCTGCTGACAATTAATATTTCACACAAATTTGGTCTCAGACATATTAAAAGGAAAATACACCCCCCACCCAGTGCAACTGAAATCGAGCATGTACACAAGATTCACTATTGGTAGTCTGGCTGGATTACTTGCATACCTTATTGTTTTGTTAAAGccaccggggggagggggggggagagaatctgACATGCCCTTAATGAAATATCACTTGTCTAAAATAATTAAAGGTacagcaaccaaaaaaaaaagtctgaaatgtTTTTCTCTACTAGTGTTACAAATAATAAAGACTGGATGAAAAGTTTAttatttcagtttgtttactttgtgcatttgacagtacGTTGTGAATGGCCAGCTTCCCTTACTTGTCTGGGTATCTCACACAGCAacaatggagagaaaaaaaaaacccttaggaGAAAAAAGGATCAGTGATTACAAAACCGCACAAATTAGTAGGCAGACTGTAGTACCTGAaactataaatatttataaacatttCACTTCTCAGCAACTGAGAACCTTGCAAGTTAGATGTTATTTTGAGAAAGTGATGCTGTAAAATAGCAGATGACCATTCTACTCTTTCACAACTATCACATTTATGCACAATTTACAGTCAAATCCACATGCATTATCCAACATCAGTTTTGGCCACAAAGTTAGAGTCCACATGCacaaaaaattatgttcttagATCTGATGTAAGTGACCTATCTGACCTACCTTTTTATGTAGACTCAGATTGTCACTCCAAGTTAGACTTTTGCCCTGCATATATATCTCCGATCTTCATTCAGTGTTCTCTCTCCTGATGTAGCTCAAGTACAGAGAGCAGCTCTACAATCACACAGTAGATTCCCTGGGTAGCAGGAGGTAGTCTGATagcatcattttttaaaaccagctTATAGCACTgggcaaaacttttaaaaatgattatttaaaGTAAGGCCCCTAAGTTTATATTTCAGCACTTAACTCAAAgtaacctgatttttaaaggctTCCGAATATCCACAACTCCCACTGCAATCAACTGTTCGGCTTCCCAAAGCCTGAACATTTTGGGCAGGGCTTTTCTAGCCAACATATGCAGGACTTAAGTCACTGCAGAAGGGTTTGTTAACAGTACTGACATGGCCAGGCTGGTCCAAAAGAATCTGTTGCCTTCCTCTCATTATAGAATAACAAAAACTCtatttcaaacaaaacatttattatTGAGGAGGAGGAGCAATTAAACACTGGAGTATTAGCAGTGGAATCTAGTGTGATCTAGATTCCAGCCCACTGCACTACAGCACCagtaaactgaaatgttttagttGACTAGGAGGAAGTATTTCATCATGAACAAAACATGTTAAGGCTAATCTCATTTTGCCATAATCAAAAGCACactaaacaaatgaaaataatatatGTCCTAGAACCTTGGGGATCGGTGTCATAGACAGATGGAAAACATTTGAAATCTCTTTAAAATGTGGCACAAGTATGTCAAGGTAatcattctgccccctcccccccccccccccaataaaaccTTCAAAGACAGATCGTGCTCATAAGAAAAGCATGTTTCATGCTCTTCTTTCATCCCCTGCACTAGAAGCAGCAATAAACCTTTAAGTATTGAAAGAAGAAACTGGTACAACATGGAACAAATATGTGAGACAAAAATATGACAAATGCAGCAGGATCTCCTGAGTTAGTAAAATCCTTAGAGAAGTATGGAAACTGGACACTAGACAATACCGAGGCAGAAGAAATGCTACAGGTGTATGCAGTATATTTAAATTCAGTACAGCACACTTTTGCTTCCAATAAGAACAGTTTTATTTGGATTTCTGATTTTCCTGTTTCCAATAAACTTTTGacaacttccattaaaaaaaaagtttttttgtaatgcaaaacaaacagaaaagaactCAGTACTTTATCCATTAGGCGAGAACAGACAGCATAATGTGTTATGGTTCTGGCACCGCTCGTTATGTTTTCAGCTCCTATCACCCCAGCCTGTTTATTTAGGGTTACATAAAATGTCAACAAGCAATGCTACCCAAAACCAATGCTACTTATATCAGGTGAGGCCCTCGTGTGAAGCCAAATGTATTTGCAGATCTCTGCGCACTGGTAACTGACAGAAATAAGTCTCAATAAGGTGGGGTCACATTTATATTTcaccaaactttttaaaatattcccagcatgagaaaaaaaatcccatcaggTAACGCAATGCACAAAAGTTGTAAGCACATTATGGACACTGCAGTAAGTAGCCAATATTTTTGCTACTGTCAAGTATCAAGTGACTTACATAGGCATACAGGCATGGCATAGATAGGTAGGCATTTTTATAGGAAACTGTAAAAAATATCAAATGAACTTATATGAATGTCCAGCTATTACTCCTCTCCAACTGGGAAATAAATTTGACTCTTTAAAACTGTCGTGTTAAAATGAATGCTTTGATAGTTCATTTGAACAGGACGTACTTTCCACATGATCAACCACCTTTTATTTCCATTAAAGGTATTATACCtaattattgtcctggtaaaattgAGCTCCTTTGCTTTTACTGCTTTGATTGCTaccttcagaaaacaaaacaccccccccccccaagctgttACAGTATACAAAATAGACAATACGTTTGAGGATATTAATTTGGACATCCAATTAGTTATGCAGAGGTATTCTTGTACAGTACCTGTAATTTGCACACCATAGAGGAAAGTGTAAGCTGTGATTTGTCTAAAATTATAAATCATCATACTATATTATCTGCCAATATCTGATTCAGAGTCCCCACCTCAGACCAAATGTGCATGCAAGCCAGAGTTTACCCGAGGATCAAAACGCTGAAAGAGCAATGTAACAAACTGAGCTAATTGGGTGgggtttgtttctctctctcacccacaggcagGCACACTTTCACAGCGAACATCTAAAATCACCAGGGCATGCTTCTACATTGCATACATTTGGCAAGGCACCACAGTGACCCTCAAAATGTAagtattgggtcaaattctgctctcagtggcTCCGTCCTGATGGGCAAAAAAAGGGTGCAATTTTCAATTACGTTAGCTCAATCCAACTGAAAAGTCCTTTTAATGCTCATTAATGCACAGGCTAACAGTTTTGAGGGCAGGTTTCAGCCTGGCCTAGACTAGTAAAGTTTGTCTAaactaggatttaaaggtgtgatgTTAGCACGTTAACTAACATGCTAGCTAACATATTGGAGAAGTCTAGTGTGGATAAGGCACTGGGTTTAGCATGTGCTAACCTATTCAAGTTATAGTCTAGACTTTTCAAACACAGTTAGCACAGTTAGCTAAAACTTACTAGCATTACACCTTAATTCCTCGTCCACACAAGGCTTAAGTGTCATAACTCTCAATGATTAGTAATGGATGTAACTTGACAGCAAAATTTGGCCAGTTATCTTTAATGAAGAACTGAGTTAATGTTGACAAATCATTCTTAAATGAAGTCCAGATTCATATTTCCCTACAGTAAGAttctggggaaaggggaaaaaaaaaaatctatcaatgCAGATAACTAGTTAGTTAGCcagcaaatataaaataaatcaaaaaacTTTAGTATTTGCTTTTCAGTACCTATGCACCAGAAGTAATGTACACCTTTAATTTGTCAAACAATTAAGACACATTCCAATTTGCCAATTTCAATTTTAGTaccatgtattttaaaaaatatacttaaATACATATCTAAGTCAATAAGGACAAAGAATTCAATATCCACATTACCTAGTTCATTAATACAAGATGACGAGCTTGAGTTATTTTGTGCTAtgaattgtatttttatttccaaACATGTAATCTCAGAGGCAAAGACTTCAGATAATTGtgctatttaaatatttctgtggTTACTTTCAGTCAGGACAGATGCAAGACCTGCACATGCCACCTTTGATATAGGCTGGACCCATTTCAAGAATTGGAGGAAGTGAATAGAAACACAAGGATCAGTCACTCCTTTGATATCTGAATGCGCTGTTTCTAAGTAAATTGATTTGATCAGCCAGATAAATATTGTGAGTCATACTCAAAAGCCTAGACACAACAATATTTGTGCACTCTTGAAAGAATTTGTATGCTATGCAAGCTTTACCTGACTAAATAGCTTGTCTTTTTACACCCGTCAGCCAGTCGTTTGGTGCTGAGAAATAAAGAAATCTAGCTTGCTTTctctcattggaaaaaaaaaaagggggggggggggcttgtgtATCAACTATTCCTGATTAGCAAACTAGTCAGGGCTTGCATCTGCTAATTTCACTTGACAATTGATAACCAGTGTGCACACATTTCCACAGAGAAGGATTTTTCAGCACTGCAAACCTATGTAAAACATCCCAAGTGTCAGAACACCAGAACTAAAAGTAATGGGTAAAAATTTGCAATTTCCCGTAGCCCCAAGTTTAAACTTGTAGTAAACAAGTTcttaatttattaattttaacCTTGTTTTtgttggagaggattcagaggaGGCTGTGATATTTCTTAAATGCCAACCTAAAAATCAGATGTATAAAATCAGCACTAAGACCTTAGACTTGGAGAGACATGCTCAGAACAGGAAATGGTAGTTTGTTAATAAAGAAAGGTAAATCATTTTCTAAACTTCCGAGGGCACTTAGCAGTGAAAGAACGTTGACCTCAGTGGAAGGTAACTGCTACAAGTGACAAATCAACTAAGCAACTTTCTTCTTAAAAGTGAAGCAAATGTTTTATATAAGTCTGGACTGCTTTCAGATCTGTCACTCCCTGTAGCATATTCTTCTCCTTTTAACAAATAATCATACAAACTCTTTGAAGTAACCATATTAGCTGTCCATTATTTCCGAGTACTGAGCCTGTGCAAGCCAAACTTTTTTGTGAACTAGTATTACTTATTTCCTATTTAAAGCACAAAAAGCTCATCACTTAACAGGATAGGTCAGTTTTCAGTGTTGATTATTCCTAGTCTGGAATGAGTTCATGCATTTTCCTATGTTCATTTTCGTCTTAGGCTATGCAAACAGCATTTATACCTTTTCTGTAAGGGTaagaaaaatgcattattttCAGTTAAAGAAATAACATTTAAAGTTTGCCTTTTCATTAACCTAAAGTTCTTAAATCAATTCATTATTTTAGCCACTTTGTGAACACGTTTCTTTGACTTTTTccctctaaaaaaaaaacaaacaaacaagcaagcaagcacaAACAAACCTCACAAATCAGATTTTCCAATTCAGAGcaataaagggggaaaaaaatgacaaGCAGCCCAGTTTAATTTCAAACGTtaatatattttctattttatagtGAACATATGCATCTGTCACCCCTTATTTGCAGCAACTGTGACGTCCTCATAAGAAGGGGTGACATTTGTAAGATGcctcttaaaataaatatttcttttttataaaataataaaacttcaAATAAATATTCTTTACACTAAACAATATGttgaaaaaaattagaaaataaaggCTGAATTTTACTGAAACTGTACAATATACATGAAGTCCAAAGGGAAATCAAAGTCTTGTAATAGAAGGTTTCCGTCAGGCAAAAAATACAATCTAAAAACATACTGATTGATTCACATTCTTCCGAATGTACAACATATTAGTATAATATTTTGTGACTGTGCCATGTTCTAtgacaccactttttttttttcacagttgaAAATATTATCGTATATACAAAAATATAGCACATTATCTCTGgcagaaaacaatgaaaaaaggaGTCATTTGCTAATTTACAAATTTTGCAAGTACTATTCACAAACAATAGAGTCACCTAGGAGTGTCTGTGTTGCTTTAGCTTATGCAATATATGGGTCCCAAAGTACTGCATCCCATATTTGAGCTCCATTAGCTAGGTTCTAACAAGCACATCAGTTAAGATGGCACACATGCAGAAAAGCAGTTCACTGCAAACAGCAAAGTATACCCCCAACCCTTCTAAAAACAGTGCCAAGGTTATAGCTGTTTAGTTGGTTGTATATGCGTGTTAGAAGAATCCTTATAACTTTAGTATTCCCGATTAGTGATGCTATGTTGGCTTTTCAAAGTTCCTGGGGGGAATACTGGGAACTTTGCAACAAACTGTGTTTGAGTGTTTACAGCGGCATCCGGGCCGGTTTACCCGGTCATAACACCCCTGGCACAATTTAAGGCAACCCTTGGCTGGTAAGTAACACCACAAGCAAGGCAAAAAGAGGGATACAACACCCATGGCAGACCATCTAGTGCAGCAATGTGACTGACTGCAAGAGCATGGGTTGTCAGCACAGTTGTCCTCATCATCATTAGAGCAGTGATAGAAGAGGCATTTCACACAGCAAACACAAGTCCCATAATCAACCACATTCTGGGCTGAGCAAAGACACTGCTTGTCACAGATCCAACAGGATGGTAGGGTCCTTGGAGAAGTGCACTCCTTACACTTACATTTTCCACAGTCCTCACACCTATAGGCATGCATGCCCAAGTCTTCTTTGCTCAGGGGCTTCAGCTCGCTTGACTTGAACTCAGACTTGGGCTGCACCCTGATTATCCCATCAGCCACTGGCCCAGAAGATGATCCTAAAAGTCTTTGTTCAGATGAATTACTGCTTGTACTTGTCCTTGTACTGCTCCGTGAACCGGTGCTGACCGTACTGATGGAACGGGACAAGGGTGCCCGGGAGGAAGAATGTACCAGTGCATGTTGGACCCTGGTAAGATGACGATGTTCAGGCAAGCCATGATGAGGTCTTTCGTTTTTGTGCTGGctagctggacgaggggcaggttTAACCCCTGGTCGTGGAGCCACTGTAGGTCCCTCTGTGTACTCATTTGTATTTCGGATGGCCCTGATCTGGTCCAGTGACAACACATGAACCTGCTGTGTCAGAACATCCCTCAGGTCAGAGTCTCCCGGCTGCCTCCCACCGTCATGCCGAACCTGTAGCAAAGACTGGGACCCACTGCCATTCTGAGCTCTTGTCTCCATCAGTATCCTGAAGAGTGGTCACTCCAGCAGGCTTAGAACACATCTGAACTCCTGTAGCAACAAAGAGAAGATTCACTATTGTGTCACATTGTACATTTGCAAATTGTCTTTCCTCCTGAAGGATCCCGGAGcatttttctaattaaataaGTACACCACCATTAAAATGGAGCTACATTAGAGGTGGAGGGCAGGAACCAGACTTGGTTAGTACTCTGCACCTGTCTGATTTTGCTAAAGAAACTCTTACTTCTACTAAACGcactaaaggattttttttctgcatccATGCAGAACACAGAAGTTTTAGGTTTTTAAGAACTCCTCATAAAGATGATTCACATCCAGTAAACGGCACAGAACTCACTTTATCTATAATGCAAGGAGAGAGGGTTTTGCTGACCCTGGCAGGACTTGAACTTGTGATTCCAGGAAATCTAGGTATTTAAAACCTGATACTGAGACCTCCCAGTCATCCTCTGGCTAGACCATGGATTTTAACATAGCTACTTAAAATGACTCTTCTTTTCACATAACACtactaaaaatacattttacacaaAGAACAACTACAAATGTTTTAGAAAGTGTAATGTGACCTGCTGACGACAGACATTATTTAATTCTTCAACTTTATTTAAAAGTGAGTAATATTTTGGTAGGCTAGTCTCTTTACACATTAAACTTAAACTACAATTTCCTATTTACATCATGTTAATACCAATGGTCCCAAGAAAAACACTAAACAGCAATAAAATGTTTGAGGTTAGATGCCAGTGAGTTACTGCTACCAAAAACATCAACTGCAGAAGTAAAAAAAAGTCTCCAAGATTGTCAAGTGTGTCATACTTGTATACTTCACGTCAGTTATTTCCTATTAAATACCACTGCAGAATTGTTTTTACATTTCAAACTATCTGTAGATTAGAATTCAAATATGGGGCATGACTAGAAAATACAGAGCAATTTATGGAACAGGAATATGCAGAATACAATCTAAACACTATCATCCAAGACTATTTGATTGAGGATACATCACTAAGTAATTAAGAATGGAAGCTGCCTTAAGAAATTCAGTGGAAACCCAATAAAACATGCATAAAGTTAATGGAAATCAGTGTATGACTAGCATCATAAACTTATAACATACTGATTCTTAGTACAATGGATAACAAATCTGTAGATCAGAATTTACCAATCTGTCATTCTTTAATGGTTTCTAAAGTAGATACAAAATTAAATTAGCTACATAAACATCCAAAGCGATTTGTTTTGACTTAAAAACAAATCTGAACCCTTGCTTCTTGCAAGGGCCAAACAATGTCTTCAATTATACTTAGAAAGAGCACCATAGTGTTACTCTGTATACATCACTTACCATCAATAAATAATACTACACCACAGTATTGTAAAATATATCCAAACAGACACTTCAACAGTGAACATCTCCATATGCTGTCTTTATTCTAAAACCAAAGGAAAACGTTTAATTTCTTACCCGCTGGTTACTTTTCAAGCCAAAATaagttctttgttttattttataagctGGTCCTTTTCGaaaaagatgaaatttaataaaaatattgggtGTGTTCATTATTGTTAAATCTTGGCTTTTACCCAGCATGCATGTTAGAAATCATGATTCTCAGCACGTGAAAGCTATCTTGCAAACACATCTTTAACTCTTGTTTATATTTACTTCAAATTAAAACCCTTGCCAAGAGAAAAGTTTAAATCCAATGCCCAGAACAGACATGTCCTTATCGGAAGCTATTTAAAGATAACAAGGTTAAATCAAGATTCTCCCCACCTGGAGAGGAATTTGCAAATTCACATACCCCTCTTCTTTCAATTCTAGATTTAGACTAAATTCAAAGAGCAAATGAGAGATGTTTTTGCCTCTGCAGTATTGTTAACACTAAAAGTATGACTGACACTGACCGACAGGTTCTTTGAAAGACAAGGGTCTTGGAAACTGAACCCCTTCAAACAACAAGGTAAAAGCTGCAGATGAAAACActgctcttttcttcctttccttttataGGCTTCATCTTTGCCCAGAACAACGTGCTCAGCAGGTGGGGCGCAGCAATCCCTTAATTCTCTCAGGACTGGCTGATATTGCAAATGAAACAAGCAGCCTCACAAATGCAGACAACCTGGAGATAAATAGGAGACATCCTctagggtggaggagggaggcGGCTTCTAAAGTTGCCTTATCAGGAAAGTCAAGCCCATGCTTCCTTTTAACTATTGTgtatccaccccccacccccaggagatgCTGGAGGAGTCAGAGTTATATAAAGCTTCCTGCATTACGTCTCATTTGAGAGAACACCTTCAAGGTAGTTTAGTAAAGTGCAGGTTTCCCCTTCAAGGGCTACCATTAAGCACCAGTTCCAATTCCAGGAAGTCAGCTGTAGGAAACCTCGCCAGTGCTGCTACTATTTTACCTATTTTGTGTAAATTTCAACCAGATTCCCAGATTAGGAATTACAAAGTGACACCCACTGAATTTGTAGCATAACAAACAGCCCTTGCATTTTATTGCACCGAGAGCTCTGGAAAGATCCGTTATCAGGGCAAGATGCAGATCTACAGCACTCTTGTTTTTGCACGTATGTTTGCCTGTAGTTctttcagggaaacaggactctCCCCTCTTTAATCTCGGTTGATCTCAATGCTTCcctttccctccttcccacccacccccttttttCCACCTACCGAATAAGAGCATAGCAAGAGAAAcatttgcccttttttttttttttttttttttgagataacGCGATTCACCACTTCCAAAAACCGAAGTCCACTCACTTGCTGAGCAGAAATGCCATGATTTGCTAACTCTTGCTAACTGGGATTGGGAAAAGGGGCTGGGTTTTATCCTCTGCACGCTTGGGGAAGTTTAAAACGCAAAGTGCTCCTTGTGTGCTGTGGAAAAACCCATGTCGTGTTGGCTGGGAGAAGGGAAGCCTAAGGGGGAAAAAGTTCTCTGCCCATGAATTTCTGTTTTGTCTCAGGAGCCTTCGCagcacacccccaccccatctccatcGCGCACACACCAAGCACCTCTTCGTTGAAAGTGCTTTGAAACCCCCATTAAGGGCTGAGTGTGTGATCAGACTATGGATTAGGGCAAAAGGGACTTCACATCGGGGTGGGGCAAACTGACACACAAACAGCTTGCTGCAAACACCAGCAACTTTCAGAAGCTGTTGCAAAGTAAGCCACCACCACAAATATTAAGCCTTTCcgtgccctcctccccccaaactgCTTCAGTCCTACACACCATATAATGAAACCAGGGGAAGAATTTACTCCCTGTCATATCGACGATCTACTTAACTTTATCGCatggaaaatatatttatagCAGGCGTGAGCTCACTTCCGAATTGCACAAATCTCCCAATGC is a genomic window of Natator depressus isolate rNatDep1 chromosome 1, rNatDep2.hap1, whole genome shotgun sequence containing:
- the SPRY2 gene encoding protein sprouty homolog 2, whose amino-acid sequence is METRAQNGSGSQSLLQVRHDGGRQPGDSDLRDVLTQQVHVLSLDQIRAIRNTNEYTEGPTVAPRPGVKPAPRPASQHKNERPHHGLPEHRHLTRVQHALVHSSSRAPLSRSISTVSTGSRSSTRTSTSSNSSEQRLLGSSSGPVADGIIRVQPKSEFKSSELKPLSKEDLGMHAYRCEDCGKCKCKECTSPRTLPSCWICDKQCLCSAQNVVDYGTCVCCVKCLFYHCSNDDEDNCADNPCSCSQSHCCTRWSAMGVVSLFLPCLWCYLPAKGCLKLCQGCYDRVNRPGCRCKHSNTVCCKVPSIPPRNFEKPT